The genomic segment TAACACCACCTTATGACTTTATACAAGTGCAGCACTCCCAGCAGGATTCCCACGCCTCTGACCAGACCATTTGCACATACTGAGGAGGCAGCGCAGGGAGGGTCTCCCAGTGAGGAAGGACCCTCTCAGGCccagtcacttgcccaaggtcaagtGTCAACCACAGCAAGGGCTCAAACTATAGTCGTCCAGCTGAATCCAACAGAAGACGCAAGTTTTCAAACAAGGGCGTCTTTCTTACAAACCTCCAGTAAAAATTACATCACCACACAGACAGCTATCACACGGAGATGACTTAATAATAGTGAGAAGAGGGTGTGTGTGTTATGGATGGAGGGCCAGTGTGGCCTCAGAGTACCCTGTCCTTACAAAGCCAGGAGCAAAGAAAAGCTGCTGGTAGTATGAAGAAGTACCTGACAGGTAAAAATGCAACTGTCTCCTCCTTTCCTGGCAAACACATCAGTTTCCCCACCATTTGGAAAATGTTCACCTACCTTCCTTTGACTTTATTCTTATAacagtaattctatttctttccttcttttcagtACCAAATCCACATGAATCTTTCGCTCAGCTTCTTCCTATCAGAGCTGGCTCCTGTTCACCAGTGACTGATAACCTAAACGCCAAAACCCTTCCCCTTCCTTGGCCTCCACATGCCTGACCTCTCTGTGCCATTATGATGTTGATTCCGTGTTTCTCTTAGAAATCCTTTTACTCTCATGTCTACCTGTTCTTCTCCATTTTGAACTATAAATACATTTCACATTTGGGTGGTGAGTTAACAGTTAACTCTGCACCCAAACCTCCACAGCCACTTGTCCTCCTGACTCAGGTCTCCAATGATAAGAGAACTACTCAGTCCAGATGCTATGTTCATCTGTATCTTTATTTGCTCTCTCTGCTTCAACAACTCTCCCTAAAGTATCTTCTCCCTTGATCTGTATGATACCGCTTTTCTCTGGCTCTCCTCCTTCCTCTATGAACAATCTTTTTCAGTTTCCTGTGTGAACTTTGTTCATCCACTCAACCCTTTAAATAGCAGGGATCCCCAGGAGCCATTCCAGGCCCTTGTCTCTTTACTCTCTCCTTGAGCAAGGTCAGTAATTACCTATGCACAGAAGAATCTCTGCACCACCCCCCCGGAGCTCTCTCCTAGCTCCAAGTCTAGAGATGCACTTCCAGAGGCATTTCTGCCCAGGCAGAGGTGCTGAAAGTGAGTCACTTCTCACTGGCAATTGAGGAATATAATGAGGCTCTGCTCAAACACTGGGGATCGGATCTCAGCTTCCAAGATTCTGACTTTGTAGGTCTAGAGTCAAGTCTgagcatttataaaaattaaattctgaGTGGTTTGGATGCAGCCTCCTTCAATAAGGAGTGCCAATGGCTCTCCATACCTGCATACGTTTTTGACCTTGTCTTAGGTTTCCAACTTCGAAGTATGTCAGTGCTGCAAGCTGATGACACTTTCTAGCCACGACCTTCGCGGGGCTTTTACATGAACCCAAGTTCTTCGTCGCTTCCATGCCATTCATCAGACTATTAAAGTTTCTCATTCTTATTTGCCTGGAAAACAtccctactttttctttttaagatgcaTAAAGTATCACTGCTTCTAGAATAGTTTCCTTGTATCATTAACTCTTCAATCTACTGCAGTAAAAGACTTCCTTCTTTTCAAGTTGTAAATACACCTACTGTAACTCTGACATAGTGATAAATTAATGTTTACAAAGTACCTATGTTTATGAGTCGGTATCATCTGATTTGGAATAGCTAGTGGGCCTGTTGAGCTCAAGGACATAATCTGTAGTTCTGCAGGTCCAGGGCCTTACCTACTGAGTTACTCTTACCCTCTTAAatgatttctcccattttataaaaCTACCAATTCTAAAAGACTGCTTCCCCAAAGAACCCATTAGTTTCATGACCTTACTCTCTAAATCTTGACCAAATGAACTTAATTGTCAAGTGTATGAGTTAGGTATTCTGTGACTCCTCTCTACTGCTACGATGATTCTCAGAGCTACACTGGAAAATAGTCGGGGTCAGCACGGGGAGAGGAGAGTGGTCAGGTGTGCACCAGACAAATATCAATGGCTCCCTGATTGTATTTCAAACGTGTACTTGAAATCATATATAacaatttcatcaaaatgaaatttaCAGGCTGCAATTATTCACACCTCTGTTTCCTTGTGTTAGGAGGGACAATGCATAAACTTAATCTCCTTTCacttaacaataaaaacaaaaccttaacataagagaaagatgaaagtaaaacCATGATTATCTAAGTGAAGACTTCAATGCTCAGctggaaagggaaaaaagtaCTCAGGGCAAAGTATCATTTTAGAATGTTTCAAGATACAGTCCCTGAGGGGACTCAGGTGACCCTGACTAGGGTCATTCCGGGGATAAACTTATcaccttttctttcaaatattacaCATTTATATAGCACAATTTGTCATCCGAAGTTAAAATACAACTTCAAATTAAACTATTTACAGGGATCACGACATGTTAAAACTAATATGCATAAACTATTTCTGAAgataaatggtatttcaattaCCTTGTTTAAGTTGCTTTTCCACTTGCTTGAGTAGACCAGTAAATCTGATTTGGAATGGGTAGTTATTGCTTGAGAGTAGAGTGATTTTCCAGTCTTCTGTTTTGAATCAAGGAGAGAAAGAGCAACTTTCGTAGGCAAACCCAGCGGATTTGGATTCCTGGCGCTTACTGTCCAAACAGCATAAGCCGAAGTTTTCTGGTCCTGCTGAGGCAAATGCAATGCCTTCTGTCTCAGTAGGTAACACCATGTAAAGCTGGTTGCAGTCTTCAGGCTGGGGAAAGACACCTGCTGTGTGTCCCCAGCATCAAATACTGAAGTAGTGGTGACTGAAGGTTGACTTTGTTCTTGGATGTACCCTTTGTCACCTTGATTTTTAATCCCTGGAGACTTCCTTTCTTGGTTATTGTCTATACATTCCAAAAGAGAGATATTTTCTGATGGGACAGGTGAATTTCTAACTGAAAGAGTTAGTGATGCAGGGGACCTGATTTCAAATTCTTGCAATTCTTTTACAGGTTCTGTAACTATAGACTTGGAGTGAACCGATGACAAATTATCAGCTTGCAAAACATCTGTCAAAGTAATAGCCTCACTTTCAATTTCAGGTTGAGAAAAAATATCCTGTTCCAATATCACACCTTCAAGAGGCTCTGTAGTACAGACTTGCCTGACTAAAACAGGTTTCTTCTGTTTATTAACTTCATTAGCTCTTGAACTCAGTGGTTCAAATGGTCTAATATCTGTTGTGCAAATAGCTCCATTTTCGTCTTTAGCTCGCTTCTGGTGCTTTTCCATGGCAATGTCTAAACTATTTGCTGGGGAAAGCATCCTTTTACTTGAAGCTGAAGATTCTTGTTGGGGGGAAAGCCTACCAACAGACATTTTCTGAGTTATGGGCAAGGGTTCTGACAGAGAAGAATTCTGGCCCATCTCTGAAAACACATTTTCGCGAACAAGTTCTTCTGGGTTTGGCAAAGCATTCTGTTCTTCTTCTTGAGGTTTTGGCATGGACTTTTGTTCTCTGCTGACTGGCACCACACTGTGACTAGCCTGGCAAATTGGCTGACTGGACAGATCTTGGGTCACTAAGATTTGTGGCAGAGGTGTGACTGTGGCAAAACAGTACACTGGGACGTTACTCTGCAGAGGCACTGGTCGCGTAAATGGCATTGGCACCTTCTGCACCTGACCACAGAGGGGCCCGAGCTTGAGTGGTGGTAGAGGACAGGAATTAGACATGGTGTCTGCTAACTTGGGGGGCAATGCTAACGAAGTTGCATGGTGGTTGGCAGCCGCTGGATCTGGAAGAACCTGCTTTGGCAGAGAAGGTACAGGAGTAGAAGAGCAGGAGTGGCTTGAAGTGAAGACCTGACACTGAAGCTGGTACTTGGGAGCAAAGCACTCTTCACTTTTGGAAGACACATGCAAACCAGGACTTGCGTCTTGTTTGGCACTCTGTGTAGACACTTGCAGAGACATTTCTGTGTTTTGGTGGCTATGGGGCACCTGGATTTGATTTAACAAATTGATACCAAAAAGCTGTTGAACAGGTAAGATGTCAGTAGGGTTGGAGTTTGAAGTTTCTATTCGCAGATCCTTAACTTGAGTCTGGGAGTGCCAAATACTTGCGGGAAATTCAACTACAGATGTACTCATATGCTGAGGCCCCTGAGAGGGCACTGCATGCACACCAGGAAGAGCAAGAGTTTGGAAAGATGATGTGTTTGCAGGAGACAGATGACTCTCTGGAGCTATGTTTAAAGATATCTGCCGAATCAGTGGCCCTCTCCTCCTTTCTAAGAGAGGCACGTGCCCAGTGATCCCCATGCCAGAAGGGGACGTTGGAAGTGGTAACTCAACAAATGGGGTTTTCCGAGGTGGAGTTATGCTTCCACAGTCGAACGATTTACTTCTGAAATCAGACACCTCCATCGATGTTTGCAGGCAGCTTATCTGTTCTGATGCAGCACGCCTCATTTCCCGGGGAGTTCCAGGAACAGTCAGTGTATTAGAGCCAGCTGGAATCATAAGAAACTCTGCTTTATTTAAACAATCGATTTTGGGGGAAGCCTCAGTTTTAGAAATGTCCTCTATGTCTAACGAAGCTGAAAAACTTGAAGCGTGAGATAGACTGCTCTCCCTGCTCAGACTCCTGGACAGGCTGGAGTCAAAACTCGACTCAGTGGATGAATGCTCTATCTCAGCAAGACGGAGCCTTTTCTTTTTGGGTGGCAGTTTCTCTGTTGGCAATTTTGACAAGGTTTCACTACGCTGAGGCCAGCTGAACTTCTCTGACTTTTCCTGATCATGGCCTTGGGCTTCGAAGTCCCGCTCTGGCTCTTCTGTGACCAAAATTTCTGGGACTTGGATATTGTGCTGCCGAACAAGTCTCAAGGGCTGTCCTAACATGAATCGTTCACTTGAGGTCTTTCTTGAGCCTTCTGGATGTTCTCCTCTAAGCGTGTCTGATAGTGCAGGCTGGAGAGGGTGACATGTGCTTTGAGAAGGGTGACCTTCTTCTTGGGAGATTCCTATTACTTTCAGACACTCGGGCCTCACTGTCCCACTCAGCTCCTGGAAAGACACTGGGGAACCTCTTTCAAAAGACTCAAGTTTGTCAAATGAACTGGGTCTGCTCAGGGAGTTCGTATGCTGGATGACTGAGATCCCGGTTCCTTGTCTCTTCAACTCGGCCTTGTCCTGGGCAGCTGAACTTATCTGTTGTTCCATGATGGGAGACAGCTTTGGATTCACGGTCTGGTTGGGGCCTCTGGCAACCAGTTGAACTTGGGTGCTTTGCAACTGTGTATTTCTATGCTGCTGGTCGCTTGTCATGACAACATGCTTAGGCACACTGGCAGCAGAGGCCAGAGTGTTCTGAAACTGCAGGCCTTCGGAACTTTTGGGGGAAGCTCCACTTTCATTCTGCTGAAGTTCATCGTCGTCTCCAACACTCTTcatcttcctccttttccttatctgggatGTCTGTTCCCAGACCCCCGTGGCACCAGCAACCCTGCAGTGCAGGATCTGAGGCTGTGTACTGCCCGGCACAGGGCTGTGCTCAGGCTCCCTCACAGTTACCTTTGTTTTCGGTCCGTGTAACTCTGAACAGTAAAATTTCTTATGGTTTtcaaaattttccagttttctataCCTGTTTCTGCAGGTCTCACACTCAAACATTGTCCCTCGCCCCTGATGagacttctttttttccagaTGTGGGCCTGATGCCAGTACCTTGCTCTTTGCTAACACGGTGTCACTTGCAGCACCGCATCCTTGATAGCCCTCGTCCAAGGACTGCTCAGGTCCCAGAACATGATTTTCATTCGTTGGAGCATCTTCTACTGCTGCTTGTCTAACAAGGGTACGGGTGTGTCCGCTTTGGGGCACAGATGTGTTAGGCCCGGATACAAACACATCATCACAGAAAGTGCCGATCTTGTCGTCAAATGACTGACTTCCTCTCAGTGGCTGAGGGGCAGGTATGATGCTTGCAGGTACTGCTGAATAGCCTGTGGTCGGCATAGAATTACTTCTTGTAATAGGCAAACAGTCAAGGGAAGGGACGGACAGAAGAAACACTTGCTTTGATTTCTCAGTAGGGGTGAAAGGGGACTTTGGTATATCAGAGCTTGAGCTTGTTCTCCGGCCCACTGGTTTTAAATCGAACTGGAAAGAATCCTTAAATATGTATGATTTGGGGGAGTCGATACTTCCTCGTCGTGAGAGAGAGGTTCTCCGGGGCTTCACACTATCTAGCTGCTTATCATCCACCAGGGCTTCATTGTCTGAGATAAGCTTTGATATCCGTTCTTCAAGTGTTTTTGTCGCCAAGGGTGGGCGCATCTGGCCTGGTGAAAATAGTGCTTTTTCACCTATTGTTAAAGCAGTAGGAGCTGGTGTACTGGTATGAGGTGCAGGGGGCCCATTATTCTTATTTGAGTCTTGTTCTATGGTGGGTAACATTCTGGGAAAGGGAGTCAGTGGACTCACTGTTTGATCGGCACTTTCAGAACGTGAAAAGTAACCAGAATCTGTACTTCCTAAACTTCGAGGGCTCAGAAGTTTCCCCTGCTGCTCTTGGGAGTAATCAGTAGCCTGCTGCCTTTGTAGCTGGGCATGTACCGTTCCGACATGAGACTCTTGTTTTCCTTCCATCTGACTCACGTCCCCTTTCTGATGGGACTTCTCATCTGTCTCTAGAGAGGATGTCCAGGCTGAACGGGACAGCACACTGGTTACCTGCAGGTCCTTCTGTTTCTGTGCACTAGAGAGTTCAGCCTTGGAATCCACGACCTTTGGACTGTCAGCTCCTAGAAGGGGCACACTGACAGGGTGGACCACAACTTTGGGTAGCTCTGTCACAGCTTGTGATTCTGAAGATTTGTCCTGTAGTGAAAACTCACCTACCACATGATCTGGGTTGCTTGGAATGGAATTTGATTTTGGCAAAGCTTCCGAATTTGATACCATCTTCCTTGTTTGCACAGGCTGCAGGCCTGAGGAGCCCAGGTCGTTCTGCCTTTCATCAGCAGCACCCTCCTCATCGCTCTCCCCACTGTCTTCAACATCTGAATGGATACTAAGTGCTTTGGGCGACTCATGGGACATGAACAGACCACCAGCATCTGGCTGCAAGACAAGACCCAGTTTGATAGTATGTGCATGGGACTTTTTGTGCTTATACAGATTACTTTTAGTCTTAAACGAAAATCCACAGGTCACACAGGGATAGGGTCGCTCTCCAGTGTGGGAGCGGATATGCTTTAGAAGCACACTCGGCTTTGCACACGCTCTATTACAATActcacaaatatattttccttgtttttttggcTTCTGATCTTTCAGAAGATTGCACATTTGCTCTACACTGTGATTTATGACAGAGGCGACAGGAATTGAATTATAAATTGGCGTGGGGGGTGACTGTGTAGAATGGGCTGGACTTACTGACATAGGTAAAGCAGAATCCACTTGCTGGTTCTGAGGATTAACCTGAGTTCTACTGGAAGGTGAACTAAGACCTATGGATGATGTCACTGCTATATTATAAACCTGTGCAAGTTTGGCATTCTCTGGATTTTGCAGAGTTGTTAGGGATCTTATGAAAGGTGAACAGGCTGGAAGCTGTTGATTTTGTTGGTTAGATTTAGAAACAAAATGTTCGTGTTGTTTATATGAGTGAGAAATTGACTGGCCTGCTGCCTGTTCGCTCTTCTGAGCAGCAGACACATGCACTGTGTATGAGGTACAAGGAGAAGACTGTGACTCAGCCACAAATTCTTGTGAAGTCTGATTTGGGGCAGCTGTCGAGCTGTTTTTCGAGTGAGAAGGGGGTCGTCCTGCTTTATTTGGTCTCAGTCTTTCTATCTTAACTGCACATGACGAGCCCTTCTGTGATAAGGTGCTCAGTTCTGGCTCCATGGCTTTCAGTAAGACATCGAACGCGGTGTTTGTGCACGAGGACAGGGGAGGACTGCAGTCAGGGGAGGTACATTCACTGCGGTCAGGCCTGGTTTTACTTGACAAAGAGCCAGAGTCACATTTCCCATCCAGGAAATTCAATGTGGCGGGTTCGGAGCCTTCTGACCTCCACCTGCGCAGTTCAGAGGAGGGGTGCTGCAGGAGCAAGGGCTTCTTTGGGGACACGGATGCTTCGGATTTAGAGGCCTCGACAATTATCCCAGGGGTTTCCCCATTGTGTCTGGTAAACTGCTTCCCATTTTTTACAGGACTGTGATTCTGCTTCTTGTGAGGCTCTGGAGCACTTTGAAGAGCAGCAAAAGATGActcttctgtattttgtttatgcTTTGCTTGAAGAGGGTTTCTCAGTGGggattttggtatttttttcagaTGATTCTCAGCAACAATCTTTTTTCGTTTCACACCTTTAAGTGATTCTGAAGTTCCTTTAATACCAGCCTCTAagatttctgttaaaaaaaaaatcagttagtaAAATGTTATATGCGCCaactacaattaaaataaataaataattactattATGGGGGCATTACAACAATTGACAGAGATAGCTTAAGGAAAGCCTATATTAGATAAAATTGTGTTCTAACCTTCTGGCAATATTAATGTCCTTCATCGAAACCTATTGAAACAATTACT from the Manis javanica isolate MJ-LG chromosome 16, MJ_LKY, whole genome shotgun sequence genome contains:
- the HIVEP1 gene encoding zinc finger protein 40 isoform X3, whose translation is MPRTKQIHPRNLREKIKEAQKELNGAEVSKKEILEAGIKGTSESLKGVKRKKIVAENHLKKIPKSPLRNPLQAKHKQNTEESSFAALQSAPEPHKKQNHSPVKNGKQFTRHNGETPGIIVEASKSEASVSPKKPLLLQHPSSELRRWRSEGSEPATLNFLDGKCDSGSLSSKTRPDRSECTSPDCSPPLSSCTNTAFDVLLKAMEPELSTLSQKGSSCAVKIERLRPNKAGRPPSHSKNSSTAAPNQTSQEFVAESQSSPCTSYTVHVSAAQKSEQAAGQSISHSYKQHEHFVSKSNQQNQQLPACSPFIRSLTTLQNPENAKLAQVYNIAVTSSIGLSSPSSRTQVNPQNQQVDSALPMSVSPAHSTQSPPTPIYNSIPVASVINHSVEQMCNLLKDQKPKKQGKYICEYCNRACAKPSVLLKHIRSHTGERPYPCVTCGFSFKTKSNLYKHKKSHAHTIKLGLVLQPDAGGLFMSHESPKALSIHSDVEDSGESDEEGAADERQNDLGSSGLQPVQTRKMVSNSEALPKSNSIPSNPDHVVGEFSLQDKSSESQAVTELPKVVVHPVSVPLLGADSPKVVDSKAELSSAQKQKDLQVTSVLSRSAWTSSLETDEKSHQKGDVSQMEGKQESHVGTVHAQLQRQQATDYSQEQQGKLLSPRSLGSTDSGYFSRSESADQTVSPLTPFPRMLPTIEQDSNKNNGPPAPHTSTPAPTALTIGEKALFSPGQMRPPLATKTLEERISKLISDNEALVDDKQLDSVKPRRTSLSRRGSIDSPKSYIFKDSFQFDLKPVGRRTSSSSDIPKSPFTPTEKSKQVFLLSVPSLDCLPITRSNSMPTTGYSAVPASIIPAPQPLRGSQSFDDKIGTFCDDVFVSGPNTSVPQSGHTRTLVRQAAVEDAPTNENHVLGPEQSLDEGYQGCGAASDTVLAKSKVLASGPHLEKKKSHQGRGTMFECETCRNRYRKLENFENHKKFYCSELHGPKTKVTVREPEHSPVPGSTQPQILHCRVAGATGVWEQTSQIRKRRKMKSVGDDDELQQNESGASPKSSEGLQFQNTLASAASVPKHVVMTSDQQHRNTQLQSTQVQLVARGPNQTVNPKLSPIMEQQISSAAQDKAELKRQGTGISVIQHTNSLSRPSSFDKLESFERGSPVSFQELSGTVRPECLKVIGISQEEGHPSQSTCHPLQPALSDTLRGEHPEGSRKTSSERFMLGQPLRLVRQHNIQVPEILVTEEPERDFEAQGHDQEKSEKFSWPQRSETLSKLPTEKLPPKKKRLRLAEIEHSSTESSFDSSLSRSLSRESSLSHASSFSASLDIEDISKTEASPKIDCLNKAEFLMIPAGSNTLTVPGTPREMRRAASEQISCLQTSMEVSDFRSKSFDCGSITPPRKTPFVELPLPTSPSGMGITGHVPLLERRRGPLIRQISLNIAPESHLSPANTSSFQTLALPGVHAVPSQGPQHMSTSVVEFPASIWHSQTQVKDLRIETSNSNPTDILPVQQLFGINLLNQIQVPHSHQNTEMSLQVSTQSAKQDASPGLHVSSKSEECFAPKYQLQCQVFTSSHSCSSTPVPSLPKQVLPDPAAANHHATSLALPPKLADTMSNSCPLPPLKLGPLCGQVQKVPMPFTRPVPLQSNVPVYCFATVTPLPQILVTQDLSSQPICQASHSVVPVSREQKSMPKPQEEEQNALPNPEELVRENVFSEMGQNSSLSEPLPITQKMSVGRLSPQQESSASSKRMLSPANSLDIAMEKHQKRAKDENGAICTTDIRPFEPLSSRANEVNKQKKPVLVRQVCTTEPLEGVILEQDIFSQPEIESEAITLTDVLQADNLSSVHSKSIVTEPVKELQEFEIRSPASLTLSVRNSPVPSENISLLECIDNNQERKSPGIKNQGDKGYIQEQSQPSVTTTSVFDAGDTQQVSFPSLKTATSFTWCYLLRQKALHLPQQDQKTSAYAVWTVSARNPNPLGLPTKVALSLLDSKQKTGKSLYSQAITTHSKSDLLVYSSKWKSNLNKRALGNQKSTVVEFSNKDASEINSEQDKENSLIKSEPRRIKIFDGGYKSNEEYVYVRGRGRGKYICEECGIRCKKPSMLKKHIRTHTDVRPYHCTYCNFSFKTKDEKQRFSYEPSGYDLEESDGPDEDDNENEDDDEDSQAESVLSAAPSVTASPQHLPPRGSLQDSVSADEDIRIPDGFSGVHPDPMDILPRALPTKMTVLSTVQSDCSRKAASPGATRQHVAKGKDEASTPVDSSRSPEAAPRPPCHPMSVDYPESEEVLGNSMAGKALLGLAQDTSPVRHPPAAERSPETALGILSVVMPQPDTPEQKQQITPQPAPGLPSPQTHLFSHLPLHSQQQSRTPYNMVPVGGIHVVPAGLTYSTFVPIQAGPMQLTIPAVSVIHRTGGTPEDTITEVSGTKNSAGVAELSSVVPCIPIGQIRVPGLQNLSTPGLQSFPSLSLETVNILGLANTNIAPQVHPPGLALNAVGLQVLTANPSSQSGPTPQAHIPGLQIVNIALPTLIPSVSQVTVDAPGAPDIPAPQNRARDAQPKLTSVTSSHQGSRTVSPQGSPQAQQENAETVLDAPAPARDQARPAGAGEMDAGKAALVHQGKPTHKLTPVQGKPTCTAEPVLAARAEVFTEPPGPQTVSPDRRARRPTVPQRQAAAHFSDVSSDDDEDRLVIAT